ATTGTTGGTATAGCTGGGATATCCGGCAATGGCCAGAAAGAGCTGGTGGAAATACTATCTGGCCTAAGATATCCTAAAAAGGGTAAAATAATAGTAAATGGAAAAGAATTTACAAAAATACAACCTGCAGACCTTTTACAAGAAGGAATAGCTTATATACCCGAAGACCGAAGGTTAGCCCTTGTAGAACAGATGAATATTAGTGAAAATCTGGTTTTACGAAGTTTTCACCGTAGTCCCTTCGCGAAAGGTCCCTGGATAAACTGGAAAAAGGTGAAGGAAAAAGCTGTGCGCCTTGTTAAGGAATACGCTATCAATCCTCAAAACATTGAACTACCGGTAGGGTTGCTTTCAGGAGGTAATAAACAACGTGTGGTGCTAGCCAGAGAGCTTTCCCGTCATCCCCGCTTAATTATAGCAGCTCAACCAACTGTAGGGTTGGATATCGCTGGAACCGCTTTCATTCACCAGCTGCTTCTTGAGAACTCTTCGAGAGGCTCTGGTGTCTTGCTTGTTTCAAGCGACCTTGACGAAGTAATGTTGCTTGCAGATACCATTCTGGTGTTCTTTCGGGGAAAAATAATTGGCAAAAAGGAAAGACCTCAACAGGGATGGAGTGAAGAAGATCTGGCTCAAGTTGGCCTCTGGATGGGTGGAGTAAAGGAGGAAACACGTTGAAAATAAAGAAGTTAACCCTGGTAGAACATCTACAACCCGTGCCAACCAGTGTTGTCGGTATATCGGCTTTAGCCCTGATTGCTGCTTTGGGAGTGGTTAGCTTAATTTTCGCTGCTTATGGAATCCATCCCCTAAAAGGCTATCAAACGCTGTTCAAAGGAGCCTTCGGGAGCTGGTATGCCCTTTCAGAAACTTTAACCAGAACCATACCTCTTTTAATAGTTGGTTCAGGTTTAACATTAGCCTTTCAAGCTTCAACCTGGAACATTGGAGCGGAAGGCCAAATCCTTCTTGGAGCATGCGCTGCTACTTGGGTAGCTCTTTTTTCTGGTTTACCTCCCACATTGATAATTCCTGCAATGTTCCTCCTGGGTTTCCTCGCTGGAGGAATGTGGGCTTTACTCCCTGGTTACTTCAAAGCCAAATTTTCGGTCAATGAAACCATAGTAACTTTGATGCTCAATTATGTGGCCTCCAACATTGTACTCTACCTTATTCATGGACCCTGGAAAGGAAAAAGCGCGAGAGGGTTTGCGTATACTGATATGTTTCCAAAAGAGGCCTGGCTGAGTACTATAAGCGGTACACGTATTCCTATCTTGACCCTGGTACTGGGCTTTCTAATAGCTCTTGCTTGTTACATCATACTCCGTTATACAACCTTTGGTTTTCGCCTTCGAGTAAGTGGTCAAAATCCCCAAACTGCTAAGCTA
This portion of the Thermatribacter velox genome encodes:
- a CDS encoding ABC transporter permease, encoding MKIKKLTLVEHLQPVPTSVVGISALALIAALGVVSLIFAAYGIHPLKGYQTLFKGAFGSWYALSETLTRTIPLLIVGSGLTLAFQASTWNIGAEGQILLGACAATWVALFSGLPPTLIIPAMFLLGFLAGGMWALLPGYFKAKFSVNETIVTLMLNYVASNIVLYLIHGPWKGKSARGFAYTDMFPKEAWLSTISGTRIPILTLVLGFLIALACYIILRYTTFGFRLRVSGQNPQTAKLVGIKQEMVTLWVMFLSGGLSGVAGAGEVSGIHHLLRHPSHISLGYGYTAIIVAWLARANPLAVPLSAFLFGALMSGGDALKVSLGIPFQMVHVFNGLIIFFLIAGERFMRYGLKLTKNGEVGM